In a genomic window of Terriglobia bacterium:
- a CDS encoding carboxypeptidase-like regulatory domain-containing protein: MFHRLTLRSIATMLLGFAVLPIQLAHSQAARGSIGGEVRDPSGAAIANGQIKLVEIRTNQEYAAE, from the coding sequence GTGTTTCATCGTCTGACCTTACGATCGATAGCTACAATGTTGTTGGGTTTCGCAGTACTTCCAATCCAGCTTGCTCATTCTCAAGCCGCCAGGGGATCCATCGGTGGAGAGGTGCGCGATCCTTCCGGAGCAGCAATTGCAAATGGGCAAATCAAGCTGGTTGAAATCCGGACCAATCAGGAGTACGCGGCTGAATGA